In the Camarhynchus parvulus chromosome 25, STF_HiC, whole genome shotgun sequence genome, gtttgcgCAAATCACCGGGTCCCTCGGGGGCTCCACTCTCCCCCAATCCCCACGGCCCCGGGGCTCCAGGCTTCCCTCGGGGGGTGTCCCAAGGGCAGGGGGCTGGCGGTGGGCCCGGGGCTCctttggggctgcagagaggagcccgGAGCGGGCAGGAGCCGGGCAGGGACGGGCAGAGGCCccgtgccaggggctgggcagggtccGGCTCGGGGGACTCTGCTGCGGGGCTGCGGTGGCCACGGAcgggcaggaggagcctgggCAGCTGCCGGGGCTTCTCATCCGCCGTGTCCGAGCGGGGCTGCCCCGAAACCCTCCCGGGACCCTCCCGGGACCCTCCCGAAACCCTTCCGAAACCCTCCCGGGACCGTCCGGGCCGCGCTGGGCCGCGGGTGCGGAGCAAAGAGCAGCCGAGAGAGGCGGTGAACATTGCAGTGCGAGGCAGCTTTTATTGACGTGCggggcaggggagctgcagcGGAGCGGGGCCCCGGCCGAGCGCTCCCCGCGTGTCCCAGGGGGGACacgggcagagcaggagccGAGCTGGGGCCGTGCCGGGAGCGGGCAGCGATCGCTGCGGGGCTCCGAGCGCGGCTGGaaggcggcggagcggggccgggggatGTCTGTCTGTCGGTCTGTCTGTCGGTGTGTCGGTGTGTCCTTGCTCAGGGCCTTGACGTGCGGGGATGGGCCGGGCGCgttcctggagctctcctggatcAGGGATGGCGCTGGGGCTTAGCAGGGCCCGCAGCCTCTGGAGCCGCCGCAGCTGCCCCCAAAACCTCCGAAGCCTCCGTAACCTCCGAATCCCCCAAAGCCCCCGGAGCCGCCGGAGCCCCCACGGCGTCCGGAGGAGCCGCCGAAGCCGCCTCCGACGTAGGGAGCTCCGGCCGAGCCCACGGCGCTCCGCTgcgggaaggagctgaggatgggccCGGGGAAGGTGACCACCGAGGCCGGCGGCTGGATGACCACCGTGGAGTCGGGGCACTGCCGCACGCAGGGCTCGTTGCAGGTGTCAGCCACAGGGGCCGGGGTGGCCACGCcgcagctggggacacagcaggacatCCTTGAGACTGGGAAAGGCTTCTggaaaaaagaggcaaaggTGTGAGGGAGGAATTTCGTggaaggagacagagagagatCCCCAAGAGGATTCGGAGAGCCGCACTTACCCGGGTGATGAGAGGAGTCAAGTGGAGAAGtgtggatggagctgtgcagggagctcGGCCCTTTATACACCCCAGAGAGCCCCGGGCATCGTCCGGGGGTGCGGGCAGACCCCCCCTCCAGTAATTAGGAATTCACACTGAGAAGCTTCATAAAGCGAAGGGACGCAGAAATATTCTGTCATCCCGCCATTGTGGACATTGGTGTGGAGAGGATTGGACAGGAGAGAGGCGCTTGCAGGGACAGCCGTGACCCATCATTACATGACAGACACGGTGCTACTGGAGTtcactcagctcccagccccaataAACCCGGGTTTTGTCCCTAATCCCTCACTTTGCTTACAGAGAACAATTCCCCGGCATCTTGCAGCATCTTTGAAGCGCTGCCCCAGCCATCACCCCCTGTCATTATCGGCCTTTTACGGGCTGGTAAACGAGGCAGCGGCACCTTGGGCAAAGCAGAAGCCACTCTCGGGGTgtctcccaaatcccacccactGCCAGTGCCAGCAAAAATGTTCatggccaggttttggggtcccctgacACGTCTGTGAATTGTTAGGGTTCGGGTTAGGGGTAGGGTCAGGGTTAAGGTTAAGGTTAGGGTTAGAGTACGGATTTGGGTTTAGGTAAGGGTTAGGAGATTCTGGAGCACATTGGGGTTTCCATGTCCCTGTTTCCCTTAATTGCTCCACACATGGGTCACATCCCAGAGGTGGAACCCAAACCCCTCAGAGAAGGGccagagcagtgggatggagcctgggacagctgtgacggaggggacagcacaggaggagctgaagggTCCCTGTGGCTCCTCCACCGCGGTGTCTGTGATCTTTGTCTTGGCTGAGGTCTCCTAGGGGGCCtgccttgcccagctggccccGAGGGCCATCCTGGGGGTGTTGGCCgagccccccagagccaggctggccctgcccgTGGTCAGGCCCAGGTGGGCACGGCTGGCTCAGAGGCACGGCCAGGTTGATCACAGCCATGTCTCAAAGGATGCTCAGGATTCTTTGTAAGCAAAGTGAGGGATTAGGACCAAAGCTGGGTTTATTGGGGCTGtgagctgagctccagcagcaccgtGTCTGTCATGTAATGACGGGCCACTGCTGTTCCTCCCATCCGTCCAGGCATGTTTGCACAGCAATATCTCCAAAAAGGAGATGACAAACAGCTGACCCCATTATTAGCTGTGCCGATTAACTTGTCCACTTGAATTTCTAATTACTGAGGGTTTGCCCCCACCCCCTGGACGGTGCCCCAGGCGCTCTGGGGTGTATAAAAGGTCCAAGagttccacagggctccatccagcTCTCTTCACTCGAATCTGCTCATTGATCGCTGTGGTGAGTCCAGAGTCTTCCCTCCGTCCTctgttcctcctctgctccttcccctgggaATCTCTGCCTGTGGAATTCCCAAGGAATCTCCGACTCTGGATTTCCCAAGCAATCTCTGGCTCTGGATTCCCTAGGGAATCTCTGCCTGTGGAATTCCCTGGGGACTCTCTACCTGTGGATTTCCCAAGGAATCTCTGGCTCTGGATTCCCCAAGGAATCTCTGCCTGTGGATTCCCCAAGGGATCTCTGTCCCCgagctccagcagctgtcccagggcagagctgggatggttGGGGTTCCACCAGCGGGCTCAGGGCCCCGGTGAGCCGGGTGGTTTGGATGAGGGAGTTTTTCTCCATTGCCACGGGCAGCAGGAGCCGGGGGtggtgagggcagcaggggatGCCAGGAGCCGCTCCAGCCATGCCAGGGCTGCGCTGGGAACACCTGGGATGAGCCAGAGCGAGTCCTGGCACACGGGCTCCAGGCGGGCAAGAGCAGCAGCCGGGCTTTGGGCCGAGTCCTTGGCGTGAGCCGTGGCCGTGCTTTGTCTcgcagctctgccagctgaaCCGAAGGatgtcctgctccagcctgtgcgTGCCCAGCTGCGGCGTGGCCACCCCGGCCCCTGTGGCTGACACCTGCAACGAGCCCTGCGTGCGGCAGTGCCCCGACTCCACGGTGGTCATCCAGCCGCCGGCCTCGGTGGTCACCTTCCCCGggcccatcctcagctccttcccgcAGCAGAGCACCGTGGGCTCGGCCGGAGCTCCCTACGTGGGAGCCGGTGCCGGGGGCGCCTTTGGGAGCCGCGGGGGCTACGGGGGCTACGGGGGCTACGGGGCCCTTGGGGGTTATGGGGGTTatggaggttttgggggctatggaggttttgggggctatggaggttttgggggctATGGCAGCTGTGGCCGCGGTTCCCGCTCCTTCGCGCCTCGCGGGGCCCTGCTAAAGGCCAAAGCCCGGCGGAGCTCAGCGCTGCCGCTGCCCGcgggctcctgcagcagccccggcTGCATTGTGCCGCCTGAGccgggctggagctgcagcccctgctcagcgCCGAGAGCTGCAGGGTCCCTGTCGCTGCCGTGTgaccctgcagagcctgggccgGCGCCTCGGGCCTTGCCAGCGCTGCCCCAAAAAGCTGCCCCCTCTCTGCACCCCCGGCCAGCTGCGCCCAGCCTCGgctcaggctctgccctgctctgcccagccccgagccccgcaGCCGCCCTGGCACGGGGCActctctgggctgcagccctgggctgagcctcgctgctgctgctgctgctgctgctgccttgggatTTTCGTGTTCCCATGGCGTTGTTGCTGGTTTGTCTCTCGCTGACAGCGCCTGTGGCTTTTAAACTCAAAATAAAGACTCTGCATTGCAcgaaatattttttttttgtcatggaTTTCTTCATCCTGGCCGTAAATGAGTGTCTAAGTGAGGGATGGTGTGGAATGTCCTGTCGTGGAATCAcaggagggtttgggttgggatgGACCTTGAAATTCATCCTGTTCTAAAccctgcagtgggcagggacattttccactgtCCAACCTcgtcttggacacttccagggatggggcagccccagcttctctgggaaatccatcccagggcctctccaccctcactGGGAGGAATTCCTGGCCAACGTCCCACCTAAACCTCCTCTCCATCAGTCTGACAGCGCCTGTGGGCTTTTCATTTGCAATAAAGAATCTGCAAAGCTGCAATCACTTggattttggttggtttttgtgggtttgctCCTCTGATGGTCCGTGTTGAGCTGGGATGTGTTCACAGGATCCCAGAATCATTTTGTTTGTTAAAACCTCCAAAGCATCATCCAATTTTTGGCCGATCCCCACCGTGTCGCCCATCGCAGGGCTCCAatgccatttcctcttgttccttTGGCAATTCCAGGggtggggaccccaaacctccctgggcagccccttccagtcCTGACCACCCTTCCCAGGATGAAATTCTTCCCCAGATGAAGCTCAAGGCCCAACATTTATCATCCATGAATGAACAAAGTTTGGGAGATGTTCGGCATCTCTCACATTTTCCTGTTGCAGCACACAAAGGATGGAAATGAGTCATTATCCCTATTCCAAGGCTTGAAGGGAAAAGtatcaattaatttatttattcctttgtgGTCCTTCAATAAAAAGTTACAATGTCTTCACTTAATTTTGGCAGTTCAAAGCAGCAGTTCAGACGCTGCTTTATGTATTTATAAGCTGTTATTAATCTATTTAAAGCACAATTCTCTTCTCAGCTGCTTCATTATTGAACAAGTGACTTCAAAGGTACGAGTTGAGGCAGTTCCATGTTGGCTTTagtcagaatttattttattcctttgaaaCTTTCCATTCAAGCGTGGCTCTGCACAAACAGCCACGGCAATGAATTGCTTTGTCTCCTTATCCTCCAAATCTGGATTTATTGCTAGTTTTATCCCTAGGCTTCTTGGAGTGagcaaaatacattaaaattccattaattttaaCTCTTTCTTTAACCAGACCCCTGTTAAGGCAGCTAAATCAGGGCTGAGACAGcagaatttattaatttattttattctcacGTGGTCTCACTTGTGCATCCTGAGACACAGAAAGCTTTCCCgtttttatttgggaatttgTCTATAACTCCCCAGATTTTATTGATTAGAGATAactagagaaaatattaaaattatcaCCAGTTGCAGCTGAATTTAGAGACGAGGATACAGCTTGAGCAGCGACTTGAGCTGGGCTTCTGAATGGATAAATTCATCAAAATTCATCAAAACccttaggaattttttttttttaatttttaatttccagcctGAAATTTGCTGGGAGCACAACCCCAGTTTTACTGGGAAAAGTTTTCCATGGGTTTTGCGCTCATATTTTGCGCTGAGCCCAATCCAGCTCTGTTCCCTCGGCGGGGAggtctccagaggtcccttcccaccccaaattctgggattttgggattctgggattgCCTCTGCCTGTTCAAAGGGCGGCAATTAGGCTCACAATGAGGGTTCGAGGGTTTAATTGAGTTTTTCCAAGCTCTTTTGTGCCCAGACTCTGAGACAGCTCGGTGATGAATTATTTGAGTGGCTCCTCCTTCCCAGGACGCGGTGGAACAGCCTGGGAAATTCACACTTCCAGCGTCATTCCAACAGAGCCTGGAgtgaagggaaaatgaaaatttctgctCTGGAAAGTGACATTTTGTGCtctgaaaattgaatttttctgctgtgttacAGTTCGggtctctgcagctggaaagatgggaaaatcCCAGCACAAAAGCACGACAGAAAAAGGGtctttttcccaatttctggtgttatcccccaaaatttaattaattaggATCCGGTGCGTGCCTCAGTGATTTACAGCTGCTGTTGCGCCCAagcaaatttaaagaaatatttccaaatatttcctAGGAAATTCGAgatttggaattaattttctgagTGATTTTGCACCACAATTGGTTTGCAAAATGTGTGGGTCCGGCTGAGAGCTTAGAAGGAGTTTCAGAAAGTCCCCAGGGTGTGGTGTGACCCCCTAAAACACCGAGCTGGGGACAAAATTCTGTGTCCAGGAAAAGCAGAACgccagaaaaaagaaaaccagggaCACCTCATGatgctgcagcattttcaaTGAGAGTAAAGCTCAAATCACAATCTAAAAtagcacagagagcagaaagaaattcGGAATTTATATGCACAGGAAATCTCTCGATTTCATTGGTACAACTTTAGCTGTCGATTTGTTTTTTTGTATCGGACTTTTCCAGTCTGATAAAACGGAGCTGGTTGGAtgattttgggtatttttggcaATATTTCAAAGGCAGCGAAGCCAGAAATTCATGCCTAGAGCAAGCACACTCCAGGTTTCACTAAACACAGCTGGGAAAGAGCCATAAATGAGGGATTTGTAACAAATATTAAACCCAGTTTCCCTTACACCACCAAACCCGGGGAGGGCTGAGAGACACGGCagagaaaaaagggggggaaagagTTTTGGAGGTACATTGGGAaactacatatatatatataaatatatagttaatatgtatatatagagtttaattaatatatatatattaataaaaagaacattaaaacacaacagaagGCAGCGGTGTGATGCAAGATCTTTTAATGAGAGGAAGAAGTTACAACTCGTAGTAGCACAGGAGGTTCACACCATCACACACTGAGGAGTAGCtacaccccagagcagaggtcTGGGGAGTAAAGCTGGTGTAGGAGAGGAGCGGAGCTGTCAGCACAGCCGCTCCTCGGGAAGAACTAAAACTTCATCCCCAAAGAGaaggaacagcaaaaaaaagcaaattaatcaGAATAACATCATGGAAGAGATCCTAAACCCTCAGGGAACCGGAGCTGAGATGGAGCAAAATCCACCCAGGAGCAAAATGCACCCAGGAGTAAAATCAATGGAGCCAGGAGCCTTCAGggcgggttttggggttttccctgcCGGGGCCGGGCTCAGCACTGGTAGCAGGGGTAGCAGCTGCCGTAGGAGTATCTCTGGAAGTAGCGGGACGAGTAGGGCGAGCAGTAGCGGGGGCTGAAGCTCGGGCAGTACTCGCGGTAGCCACAGAGCCGCCCGTAGTAGCCCTGGTAGCCGCAGGGGCTGCCGCAGTCGTAGCTGCGGGAGCTGCAGACGGTGCCGTAGCTGCAGGGGGAGTAGCAGGGATCCTCACACTGCCGCTGGTAGCAGAAAGTCATCttgaggctgggcaggagggaggcgaggctgggagggaggaaaaaaaaccgTGAGGTGAGTCCCGACGGCGAGTAAACCCCGAGTaagtgctgcagggaagggagaggcagAAATCACGGCACAGTGCCCTGATCCATCGGTCCATGCCAAATTTTGGGCCAGTTCTTCCCCC is a window encoding:
- the LOC115913204 gene encoding claw keratin-like: MSCCVPSCGVATPAPVADTCNEPCVRQCPDSTVVIQPPASVVTFPGPILSSFPQRSAVGSAGAPYVGGGFGGSSGRRGGSGGSGGFGGFGGYGGFGGFGGSCGGSRGCGPC
- the LOC115913205 gene encoding WAS/WASL-interacting protein family member 1-like, with product MSCSSLCVPSCGVATPAPVADTCNEPCVRQCPDSTVVIQPPASVVTFPGPILSSFPQQSTVGSAGAPYVGAGAGGAFGSRGGYGGYGGYGALGGYGGYGGFGGYGGFGGYGGFGGYGSCGRGSRSFAPRGALLKAKARRSSALPLPAGSCSSPGCIVPPEPGWSCSPCSAPRAAGSLSLPCDPAEPGPAPRALPALPQKAAPSLHPRPAAPSLGSGSALLCPAPSPAAALARGTLWAAALG